The genomic window CTCGCCCGGTACGCCCGCGCCGCCGGGGGCTCCGGAAACACTCGAGGCGCCCGGCGAGCCCGCTTCGGCCGCAGCGCCCGGCGAGCCGGGACTGGGTGGATAGCCTGGCCCCCCCCAACCTCCGTCGCCGCCCATGCCGGCCATGCCGCCCGCGCCGCCCGCGCCGCCCGCGCCGCCCACGCCGCCCACGCCGCCCACGCCACCCACGCCGCCGCCCGCACGACCCGGCACCGCCGCGGACACATCCAGCGAGGCGCCCCAAAGCACATTCGTCTTGGATGCGATGGCGAGCGGCCGCTGGCCTTGAACCGTGACGGTCACGCCGCCGCCGATGTCCACACTCAGGAAATCAAAGACACAGACGCCGAATTCGTCGCGGCCTTGCGCCTCGTACGCGCCGGACATCGTCAGCGCATCGGTATCGATGAGCAGGTTGCCCTCCGCGACGGTCAGCCGCCCGTCTGACCCGTCACTGACGTACAGCGTGAGCGGATTGCTGATGCCCGGGCCGGTGTACGCGCAGACGAAATGGTCCGACTCGTCATTCCAGTTGCCCACGGCATCCTGCGCCGCGCCCGCGGGCACCCATACTCGAACCTCGCCCGGTTCGAAAGAGATCAAGTCGAAGCTGTATTCCGCGGCGATACCTTCGAAGTACGCAATGCCACCGTTTTTCGTATTGACGTCGGATACGCTGAGGCCGAACACCGGTTCGTTCGCCGTCACGTAGACTTTGTAAGGGTTCGCGCCCGTCGGGCATCCCGCATCGGCGGCAATCGTGAAACGCGGCCCCACGTTGTCAATATAGTACTGTTCACCGTCCGTGAAGCTTCCATTCCCGGCGCCCGGACCGCCAAACGGGTTCTGCCATTCATCCCAAATCGTGTCATCGTCCAGTACCGTGACGCCCAAGTTGCCTTCGCCCGCGCCGGTTTCCGCCGTCACGGTGTACGTTGTGCCGGAACCGGCGGCATCAATCACGCGCGCACCGGTCAGGCTGCCCGTCGCCTGCACGGCGAAATCCGTGGCGTCCACGCCGACGACGCGCTCATTGAACGTTACGAGAAACGTTACCGTGGCGGCGTTGGTCGGGTTTTCGTTCTTCAGCGTGATGGAATTGACCTCGGGCGGGGTCGTGTCGGGCACGAAGGGATGGAGCATCCAATCGAGATAGTATTGCTGCACGCAATTCAACACCAAGTAGGTGTAGCCGGTCCGGTTCAGATGGATGGCGTCCAGCTTGAGGCCCGACCGGTTCATGGCTTCCGGCGGACTCGGATAGGCGGGATAGCCGCCCGGCATGGGCCAGTAGTCCGACGCCGCCGTGCCGGGGAACGGCACCGTGCCCGGCAGCAGGAAGATCGACGGATAGCCGAAGCAATACTGCATAAGGCCGAAGTTCTGAATGTACTCGCAGCGCGGTGTTTCCTGGGCCAGCTCCAACTTCTCGCGCCCGAGTTCAATGAATGCACCGTTGATCTGGCTGGGCGTTGGAAAACCCAGATACGCCCAAAGCAACAGCGCCTCGTTGCTCCGGTCCAGCGGGCCCAGTCCCAGCACCGATTCAAAGAGATTGAGATAATCGTAATCGACAATCAGGACGCGGATATTCGGCCGCACACTCAGGATGTGGTTCACAACCTTCTGGACGTTTGCGCGAATGCTCGACCAGAGCGCCGCCCGCTGATCGGCTGTCATGCTTGTGTGATAAGACGCAAGCAGGTCGATACCACCCGTGCTCAGGTGCACCGTATCGATGGTTGGGCTCGCCAGCAGCGCCGCCGTAATGAGATTCAGCAACGGCTCCGAAGCGAGTATGGCCGCAGGCATGCCCCCTATCGCCGTGAAACGTCCGTCCTCCTCGAACATGCCCAAGCCTGTCATGTTAAACACATCGCGCACAACCCGGTCTTTCCAGAGGAAACCGGTCCAGCTGTCTCCCACGAGCAACACGCGCGGAATGCCCGCGTGCGCCGTAGAAAACGCCAGCGCCAGCACTAGCGCAAGCCCGATTCTTCGCATCGCTTTTCCCGGCATAACGCATCCCTCTCCTATTAGAATCCTATAATTGCCATTACGTAGTGTATCACAATTGATCATGTTTGGAATGTCAATTACTCCGGCATTCTACTCTTTTGTATTCTACACCCACCGCCGCAAATTGTCCAGACCTATCTTTCATCGTACTGCCTTGCCTGAGCGCTTGGTAATGGTCCCTCGCACGGGCCGCAGGTCATCCGGCGCCGTTCAACTGGCGGCGGGGCGCGGTCCCGTCGCGAACGCTGCCCTGCAATATCACACAAACAGGCCATAATCCGGGGAATCACATTTCGCATTCAATTGCGAACCGGGTCAGGGTTCCGTGCTGGGCCGGCACATGCCAAATCACATTTTGGGCCGACAATGGGGCTTTCAAGAATTACAATTGACCTGGCCTGTCAAGAAGTATTACATTATGGTCCTGTCGTGTGCGGTCGTTGTAGTATGGGCCGCCGCAAAAGTTGGAGTACAGGGTTATGGATGCGCCCCAGGAGGACTTGCGCCCGAAGGCCACCGCAGGGACCGGAGTGCCGCTCTATCTCAGAATCAAACAGGACCTGAAAAGCGCCATCGACCGGGGGGAACTCGCCGAGGGCGCGCGCGTGCCTTCTGAGTTTGACTTGGCGAAGCAATACGGGGTGAGCCGGAATCCGACACGGCAGGCCCTGCGGGAGCTTGAGCTGGAGGGCTATTTGACGCGGTCGCGGCGGCGCGGTTCCTTCGTGACCCCGTCAGCGTACCGGGCGCGCCGCTTCACGGTCAGCCAAGGCCGTGTGGTCGCGTGCATCTGCCCGCACGGCAAAAGCCCGCACGTGCGCGGTATCGTCGAAGGCTTCGTCCACCGGACGGGTGAGCGCGGTTCCCATGTGCTGGTGTACTTCACGGAATGCACGGACCAGAACCAGGCGGAATTGCTGCGGGAAATCCGCCGCAGCGGCATTGCGGGCGTGGCGCTCTGGCTCAGCGACGACTGCGCGGAGACCTTGCGGATTTTGCGGGATTTCAAGGACGCCAATTTCCCGTTTGTACTCATGGACCGTTACGTGCGGGACGCGGACTATGATTGCGTTGCAACGGACAACGAATACCTCGCCTACACGGTCACGAAGAATCTGATTGCCGCGGGCCACCGGCATATCGGGTTTCTGAGCAACGTGTATCACAACACAGCGAATGAAGACCGGCTCGCGGGCTACCGGCGTGCCCTTAAAGAAGCTTCGCTGCCCTTCATCGACGGGCTCGTGGCGGAAGTTTCGACCGCAAACCATGGCGGCCCCACGGAGATCGACCGCGTGGTGGCGCACCGGAGCCGGCCCACGGCGTTCTTCTGTTCCCAGGGCTGGATTGCACTGTTGGCTGAGGACTTGATGCGCCGGCTTGGTTACACGGTGCCGGGGGACATGGACCTGGGCTCGATTGATGACGGCGAGTTTATGGCACACCCGGACCTGAAGGTACGGCTGGCCAGGCAGCAATCTGACGACATGGGCTGCCAAGGCGCCAACCTGCTGATGGACCGCGTCGACAATCCGCATGGCCTGGCCACGCGGCTTCTGCTGAGGCCCGCGTTTAACTTCGCGGAAACGTGAGCGGCAGGTTGGCTGCGGCGCGTGCCTGCTAGGCGCCTGATTCGCCGCTTGCGGGCGCGGCGGGAGGCTGCGGTGGCGGCGTGGGAGACGCTGGCAGCGCGGGCGGGCCTGCCATGAGCGGGGCGGCGCCGGGAACGGGCGCGCCCATGGCCTGGAACATCCCGGCAACCTCGCGGGCCTCGCGGACAACCGAGCCGTCCGGTGCTTGATAGACGAAGTGGGCGGGGTCTATGACTGCGTCGAATTCGAGGCTCTTGAATGTCGTGGTGGCGGCGGCCTCCTCTGTTCCGGCAAAGTGGACCAGCATCATCAGCGCGCCGGTCTCCTTGTCGAAAGAGACCAGTTGCCACCCGGAAGCGGCAATGCCCGCCGCGTCTGGTGGCGCTTTGGCCTCGATCACGTAGGCGGGCCTGTCCTCACAGGTGGTTTCCGGCATGAGCCGGAGTGTCCATCCTTCCCGCAGGTAATGCGCAAGGGGATTGGGCCCGAAACTGCCCGGCAACTGGTACGCGCCCATTTCCTCGGGGGTTCCCCGGATAACAACCGTCGTCTGCGGCGCCGGCGAGAGGCCGGGCGCGGGCATGTTTATCGTGTTCTGGAGATATACCTCCTTGCCGTCGAACACATGCACCAGCTTGATGGATGCGCCCGGGGAAGGCACCGGCAGCGGAGGGGGCGCGCCGGGGGGCGCATCGTCGTCCATGCCCGGCATCTTGAAGCGCAACGTGATTTCGGCGCGATACAGGCCGGTTTCGCCCTGTTTCAAGTATTCGTAGACGCCTTGGCCCTCGATGCTGCCGCCTTGGGCGGGTCCCGCCATCAGGTTGGAGACCAGTTCGACCCTCGCGCGCAGCGCCGGCACTCGCGACCAGCGCGCGCTAATGTCTTCGATCACGGAAGCCAGCGCCGGGTCGAGTTCTGGCGCCGGGGACTCGGCGGAAGGCAGCGCCTTCCCGGACGGCGGCGCCGGGGCCTTCCCGGGCTCCGGGATTGAGGCCGCGCTCGGGGCCGGCGTCGGCTCCGGTTCTCTGCACGCGCCGAACGCCGCCGCCAGGATCACCGCCAGTCCGACCGCGACCTGATACCGCATGGCAACCGTCTCCCTCGCCTGCAATTGCATTGCCGGCGCATCCCCCTTGCGGGGCGCAGCTTGCGAAGAGCCGCGCCGCCGTGCACGCGCCCCGCATAACAGGGACGGGGCGGCGTTGGCAAACGCCGCCCACGGCCCATCCGCCACACTTCGCGTTATCCTTGTCTGATGCGGCTACTTGTGCACCACGATCGAACCGCCTCCCAGCACGGTTGTCGGGTCCGCATCCATGCTCGCGCCGAGCAGGTTGTCATAGACTATCGTTTCGACACCATCCTGCTCCGTGAAAATGCGAATGCGGAACGTATCCGGGCACCCGGCGTTCTTGAGGTCGCCGTCAATGGCGCTCAGGAAGAACTTGTAGCTTCCTGCGCCGTTGATAGTCCCGACGCCCTTGTACAACGCCTTTGCGCCCGCGATGACCAGCCACTCATAAGAACTTGAGTGGAAGTTCAGGTTGCCGGCTCTGAACTGGAATTCGGTCTGGCCTTCGGGCGTGTTCGCGCCCTTCTTGTACTTCGAGACAAACCCGAACGTGGCCTTGCCAGTGAGCTCCGGGTCCAGCGCGTACGCGCCCGGCGGCGAGCTAATCCAGCCGCCGCCCGTGACGAAGCCTCCGGACGGGTCATAGACCGGCAGAAACAGACTGACGGGCGCGCTGACGTTGCCCGCCGCATCCGTGCCGCGCACCGATACGGTCAGGATGGTCGAGGAAGAGACTCCCGCGACCGTCGCGGAGACGCCGGCCGACAGCGCAGGCGACCCGATGGGGTCCATCGGCAGCCACGTCGCGCCGCCGTCCAGGCTGTATTCCGCCGCGACGATGTTCGAGCAAAGGTCGGCGGCCGTAGCCGTGATAACGAACGGAGTATTCACCGCCACCGGATTCGGGGTGACCGCTTCATTCGCTACGACTGGCGGCGTCACGTCCACCACCGTCACGGTCACGGCGCATTGCGTGCTGTTCCCGTTGACATCCGTAGCCGTGATGGCAACCACCGTGTTGCCCAAGGGCGCTGCGGCGCCCGCGGCGGGCGATTGCGCAACGCCTGCAATGCCGCAGCTATCAGTGGCGACGGCCAGCGCCGCAAGGTCCGGAACAGGCGCCGTGCAGGAGTCGTCCGCGTCGAGCGTAACGTCTGCCGGGCACGTGAGTTCAGGCGCCACCGGGTCCACAACGGTAACCGTGGCGACGCAGGAAGCGGCGTTGCCGTTCACATCCACGACTGTCAAGGTGACGGCATTCGCCCCCACGTTGGCGCATGTGAATGTGGTCGGCGCGGCGCTTGCCGCGGCGATTCCGCATGCATCATTGCTGCCCGCGTCGATGTCCGCCGCCGTGATAGCGGCATCGCCGCTCGCATCAAGCTGCACCGTGATATCCCGGCACACCGCAACCGGCGCCGTCACATCCCTCACGGTCACAAGCGCGGATGCGGTGCTCACGTTCCCGCTTTGGTCGGTCACCGTCAATGTCACCGCATTTTGCCCGATATTCGCGCAGCCAAAGGAGCTCGGCGCGACGCTCATCGACGCTACCTCGCAATTGTCGCTGCTGCCGGCGTCCAAGTCCGAGGCCGTTATGAACGCCATGCCCGCGGGGTCAAGCGCCACCGTGATGTCTTGGGCCAGGGCCGCCGGCACAATGGTGTCCACAACCGTCACCACCGCGGCCGCAGTTGAAGCGTTTCCACTTTGGTCCGTTATGGTCAATGTGACCGGATTCGCGCCGATGTCCGCGCAGGAGAAAGTGTCCGGCGCGACATTCCGCGAGGCCACGGAGCAGTTGTCGCTGCTGCCGGCATCGATATCCGCAGCGACGATAGATGCCGCACCCGCGGTGTCCAGCGTCACCGTGATGTCTTGGGCCGAGGCCGCCGGCGCGATGGAGTCCTTCACGGTCACGACCGCTTCCGCGGAGGCTTCGTTACCGCTCGC from Candidatus Hydrogenedentota bacterium includes these protein-coding regions:
- a CDS encoding GntR family transcriptional regulator codes for the protein MDAPQEDLRPKATAGTGVPLYLRIKQDLKSAIDRGELAEGARVPSEFDLAKQYGVSRNPTRQALRELELEGYLTRSRRRGSFVTPSAYRARRFTVSQGRVVACICPHGKSPHVRGIVEGFVHRTGERGSHVLVYFTECTDQNQAELLREIRRSGIAGVALWLSDDCAETLRILRDFKDANFPFVLMDRYVRDADYDCVATDNEYLAYTVTKNLIAAGHRHIGFLSNVYHNTANEDRLAGYRRALKEASLPFIDGLVAEVSTANHGGPTEIDRVVAHRSRPTAFFCSQGWIALLAEDLMRRLGYTVPGDMDLGSIDDGEFMAHPDLKVRLARQQSDDMGCQGANLLMDRVDNPHGLATRLLLRPAFNFAET